A DNA window from Macadamia integrifolia cultivar HAES 741 chromosome 4, SCU_Mint_v3, whole genome shotgun sequence contains the following coding sequences:
- the LOC122077133 gene encoding uncharacterized protein LOC122077133 isoform X1: MEDDSNLMAFSNSLFACQKNEFEGGKERKEETLLLFIGILQDPIGREGTIDHPFSPRCPLLPKSCQDFFLEEALHFTFLGLCLSDLGLISFNEAGKCLRDRRQNGIQWRQQEFVCDMSGGLELQQ, from the exons ATGGAAGATGACTCCAATTTAATGGCATTTTCAAATTCACTCTTTGCATGCCAAAAGAATGAATTTGaagggggaaaagagagaaaagaagaaactttaCTCTTGTTTATTGGCATCCTTCAGGATCCAATAGGGAGGGAGGGGACCATCGACCATCCATTCTCTCCTCGTTGTCCCCTACTCCCTAAATCGTGTCAAGATTTTTTCTTGGAAGAGGCATTGCATTTCACCTTTCTGGGTCTCTGCCTCTCTG ATCTCGGGCTCATCTCTTTCAATGAAGCAGGAAAATGCCTCAGAGATCGTAGACAAAATGGAATCCAGTGGCGTCAGCAAG AGTTTGTGTGCGATATGTCTGGAGGCCTTGAGTTACAGCAATAA
- the LOC122077133 gene encoding uncharacterized protein LOC122077133 isoform X2 yields MTQPNTKIKFPCGSFSKIEQPEDDDAVVDNNISGSSLSMKQENASEIVDKMESSGVSKSLCAICLEALSYSNKKVGSPGKTVFTARNAHTHSISVASPPMSAMGV; encoded by the exons ATGACCCAACCCAACACAAAGATCAAATTTCCTTGCGGTTCCTTCTCAAAAATCGAACAACCTGAAGATGATGATGCCGTCGTCGACAATAAT ATCTCGGGCTCATCTCTTTCAATGAAGCAGGAAAATGCCTCAGAGATCGTAGACAAAATGGAATCCAGTGGCGTCAGCAAG AGTTTGTGTGCGATATGTCTGGAGGCCTTGAGTTACAGCAATAAGAAAGTGGGAAGCCCAGGGAAAACTGTATTCACGGCGCGCAATGCTCACACTCATTCCATTTCAGTTGCATCTCCTCCAATGTCCGCCATGGGAGTGTGA